The following coding sequences lie in one Posidoniimonas polymericola genomic window:
- a CDS encoding M56 family metallopeptidase, with product MSNGQLAYYAWLFDCGLDAALFLASLHLLYGVALKGVSARDRHFVLLVGFAALLGLPLVSGGALTGVSIKDAMPAIGVAVLKTLTTVWMIGAALLLLQHALRIFRMELQTHRLVRDRTPWSPGFYQALAAQFGIARPPVLIVDSEASSASIQGVRRQVIRVGGDVAELPVEQQMQIVLHELQHFKRRDLQTTILARLAVAVYWPIPMVWWLAGRLALESERACDDAVLAAGYAPRDYAETLISAFERQPLGDQRGLLALSATPSRRPVDTPGRRSGRSLWRPESTLHSRLISIISPRRQRRSYASCRAAGAGAVALAAVVCADANLLARSLTPSEPVLIRQAVATTSDDAEENVATGEVMVASRDLDFSYDKQQEMHPLVGIRFCDLPIPRGARIRSARIVFVGDELPAGSPELSIACQQDPEARTFLKLPHDISRRFTGDEARIGWRPGSDWYENSRTSDSVTPELRDLVQELVDHPRWREKGTIVFGISSRTSSPDTYRETASFEHELGPEVAPVLEVEFQAF from the coding sequence ATGTCCAACGGTCAACTCGCCTACTACGCCTGGCTGTTTGATTGCGGGCTCGATGCGGCCTTGTTCCTAGCCTCGCTGCACCTCCTGTACGGGGTTGCTCTGAAGGGCGTCTCGGCTCGGGATCGTCACTTTGTGCTGCTGGTAGGATTCGCCGCGTTGCTCGGACTACCGCTGGTCAGCGGAGGCGCTCTGACGGGAGTTTCGATTAAGGACGCGATGCCTGCGATCGGCGTCGCGGTGCTGAAGACGCTGACCACGGTCTGGATGATAGGGGCGGCCTTGCTGCTGTTGCAGCACGCGCTGCGGATCTTCCGCATGGAGCTGCAGACCCACCGGCTCGTCCGGGATCGGACGCCTTGGAGCCCAGGCTTCTACCAGGCGCTCGCCGCCCAGTTCGGCATCGCACGGCCGCCGGTGCTGATCGTTGACAGCGAGGCCTCTTCGGCCTCGATCCAGGGCGTCCGGCGGCAGGTAATCCGGGTAGGGGGCGATGTCGCGGAGCTCCCGGTAGAGCAGCAGATGCAGATCGTCCTGCACGAGCTGCAGCACTTCAAACGCCGCGACCTGCAGACCACCATCCTCGCCCGGCTGGCCGTGGCGGTCTACTGGCCGATCCCGATGGTCTGGTGGTTAGCGGGCCGGCTGGCGCTCGAGAGCGAGCGGGCCTGCGACGACGCGGTGCTGGCGGCGGGCTACGCACCGCGTGACTACGCCGAGACGCTGATCTCGGCGTTTGAGAGACAGCCGCTAGGCGACCAGCGGGGGCTGCTCGCCCTGTCGGCGACCCCGTCGCGGCGCCCCGTGGACACGCCCGGGCGTCGGTCGGGCCGCTCGCTGTGGCGGCCCGAGTCGACGCTCCACAGTCGTCTGATCTCGATCATCAGCCCCCGCCGCCAGAGGCGGTCGTACGCCTCGTGCCGGGCGGCGGGCGCCGGCGCGGTCGCGCTGGCGGCGGTTGTCTGCGCAGACGCCAATCTGCTGGCTCGTTCGCTCACCCCGTCCGAGCCGGTCCTGATCCGGCAGGCAGTCGCCACCACGAGCGACGACGCCGAAGAGAACGTGGCCACCGGCGAAGTGATGGTGGCGAGCCGCGACCTCGACTTCAGCTACGACAAGCAGCAAGAGATGCACCCGCTGGTCGGCATCCGCTTCTGCGATCTGCCGATCCCCCGCGGCGCCCGCATCCGCTCGGCGCGGATTGTGTTTGTCGGCGATGAGCTGCCGGCCGGTTCCCCCGAGCTCTCGATCGCGTGTCAGCAGGACCCCGAGGCCCGCACCTTCCTGAAGCTGCCGCACGACATCTCGCGCCGCTTTACTGGCGACGAGGCCCGCATCGGTTGGCGGCCTGGCTCGGACTGGTACGAGAACTCCCGCACCAGCGATTCAGTGACTCCCGAGCTGCGTGATCTGGTGCAGGAGCTGGTGGACCATCCCCGCTGGCGCGAGAAGGGGACGATTGTGTTTGGCATCTCATCGCGGACCAGCAGCCCGGACACCTACCGCGAGACCGCCTCGTTCGAACACGAGCTAGGCCCCGAGGTCGCCCCTGTACTCGAGGTCGAGTTTCAGGCCTTCTAG
- a CDS encoding DUF1559 domain-containing protein, with translation MKWNGKRPTQFGSGGRRGFTLVELLVVIAIIGVLVALLLPAVQSAREAARRSQCTNNLRQLALAVLNYESSRSELPPAGSFGPKPASKTASVNEISGLNHSWVVLILNEIEERAIYDQFDIKSVNVALTPGSPAAAQPASLLCPSAGSDGKYYEHRLIKAPDGEPSRFGKGNYAAYVSVYHSNKLGFPGALPLFGQKLRQVTDGLSSTLLVSEVRTRDLTTDVRGAWALPWSGASVLAFDMHSEQGPSNIDGFEPIPDWATDGLARTPNAAIYDSIDKCADQEAAFFEGMPCSGDGREGSGSFRSAAPRSNHIGGVNTAFLDGHVGFAADDIDPIVMAYQVYIRDGQTTLEQP, from the coding sequence GTGAAATGGAATGGTAAGCGTCCCACCCAATTCGGGTCGGGCGGCCGGCGTGGTTTTACGTTGGTGGAACTGCTGGTCGTGATCGCGATCATCGGGGTGCTGGTCGCCCTGCTGCTGCCCGCGGTGCAGTCCGCCCGCGAGGCGGCGCGGCGGTCGCAGTGCACCAACAACCTCCGCCAGCTGGCGTTGGCGGTGCTGAACTACGAGTCGTCGCGAAGCGAGCTCCCGCCGGCAGGGTCGTTCGGACCCAAGCCCGCCTCGAAGACGGCGTCCGTCAACGAGATTTCCGGACTGAACCACAGCTGGGTCGTGCTCATCCTCAACGAGATAGAGGAGCGGGCGATCTACGACCAGTTCGACATCAAGTCGGTGAACGTCGCGTTGACGCCTGGATCGCCGGCCGCCGCCCAGCCGGCGTCGCTGCTGTGCCCGTCGGCGGGATCCGACGGAAAGTACTACGAACACCGGCTGATCAAGGCCCCCGACGGCGAGCCGTCGCGGTTCGGAAAGGGCAACTACGCCGCGTACGTCAGTGTGTACCACTCCAACAAACTCGGTTTCCCCGGCGCCCTGCCGCTGTTCGGGCAGAAGCTCCGACAGGTGACCGACGGGCTCTCCTCCACGCTGCTGGTCTCCGAGGTACGGACACGCGACCTGACAACCGACGTCCGCGGCGCCTGGGCGCTGCCGTGGTCGGGCGCGTCGGTGCTGGCGTTCGACATGCACAGCGAACAGGGTCCCAGCAACATCGACGGCTTCGAGCCGATCCCTGATTGGGCGACCGATGGTCTGGCCCGCACCCCGAACGCCGCCATCTACGACTCGATCGACAAGTGCGCCGACCAAGAAGCGGCCTTCTTCGAGGGCATGCCCTGCTCCGGCGACGGACGCGAAGGCTCCGGCTCGTTCCGCTCCGCGGCGCCCCGATCGAACCACATCGGCGGCGTCAACACAGCATTCCTCGACGGGCACGTCGGCTTCGCGGCCGACGACATCGACCCGATCGTCATGGCCTACCAGGTCTACATCCGCGACGGCCAAACGACCCTGGAGCAGCCTTGA
- a CDS encoding PEP-CTERM sorting domain-containing protein (PEP-CTERM proteins occur, often in large numbers, in the proteomes of bacteria that also encode an exosortase, a predicted intramembrane cysteine proteinase. The presence of a PEP-CTERM domain at a protein's C-terminus predicts cleavage within the sorting domain, followed by covalent anchoring to some some component of the (usually Gram-negative) cell surface. Many PEP-CTERM proteins exhibit an unusual sequence composition that includes large numbers of potential glycosylation sites. Expression of one such protein has been shown restore the ability of a bacterium to form floc, a type of biofilm.), whose translation MKIPIPGVSQAEGDIPVNGVDAIAISPDGVTIAFVANLQPGLETDRLYTTTLAGGVINQVATSSEVDDIPAFTPDGQTIVYVDSDGGVDKVHRAPTSGGVGTVVNDLVVSFGFRLGSNGQTVVALTRDGVDDVLRSFPLAGGSVTTLSTVNGQGDADTETFNLSPDGSTVYFATDNALDSANETALFYVPVAGGVPTSIPLTIPADRLSNFDIDTVAFDGTNVVFKADYSVNGENRLLRLPLSGGMPTEIVVDDFPSGSDIDDFVISPDGKTIAFTADLETIGVFEVFVVPIAGGEAIKINNEFTAEAIDLDITGDGVPDISDGVIDSDVLREPLGRSLVWTPDSRQVLYLADGEVNEAYEIYLVDNPLYEAIPGDYNADGLVDAADYTVWRDTLDSTTDLRADGDGNEVVDAGDYTLWSQNYGGPNAAAASASLASAPEPTTLAILLIAAGATATRRSQSGNQVESLHRDRS comes from the coding sequence GTGAAGATTCCAATCCCTGGCGTGAGCCAGGCCGAGGGGGATATCCCCGTCAACGGAGTCGACGCAATTGCGATCAGCCCCGATGGCGTCACGATCGCGTTTGTGGCCAACCTTCAGCCGGGTCTAGAAACCGACCGCCTCTACACGACTACGCTGGCTGGCGGCGTGATCAACCAGGTCGCGACCAGTTCGGAGGTCGACGACATCCCCGCGTTCACGCCAGACGGTCAAACGATTGTGTATGTCGATTCCGACGGCGGGGTCGACAAGGTGCATCGCGCTCCGACATCGGGCGGCGTCGGGACTGTGGTCAACGACCTCGTCGTGAGCTTCGGCTTCCGCCTCGGCTCCAATGGCCAGACGGTCGTAGCGCTGACCCGCGACGGCGTCGACGACGTGCTGCGGTCGTTTCCGCTTGCCGGCGGCTCGGTGACCACCCTTTCCACGGTTAATGGTCAGGGCGACGCCGACACCGAGACCTTCAACCTCAGCCCCGATGGGTCGACCGTGTACTTCGCGACCGACAACGCGCTCGATTCGGCGAATGAGACGGCCTTGTTCTACGTGCCGGTCGCGGGCGGCGTTCCGACCTCGATACCGCTGACGATACCGGCCGATCGGCTGAGCAACTTCGATATCGACACCGTCGCGTTCGACGGGACCAACGTCGTCTTCAAGGCCGACTACTCCGTCAACGGCGAGAACCGGCTACTCCGGCTCCCCCTCAGCGGCGGGATGCCCACAGAGATTGTTGTCGACGATTTCCCGTCTGGTTCGGATATCGACGATTTCGTCATCTCACCCGACGGCAAAACAATTGCCTTCACGGCCGACCTGGAGACTATCGGCGTTTTCGAGGTGTTCGTTGTGCCGATCGCAGGGGGTGAGGCGATCAAGATCAACAACGAGTTCACCGCCGAGGCGATCGACCTTGACATCACTGGCGACGGGGTGCCCGATATCTCGGACGGGGTCATCGACAGCGACGTGCTGCGTGAGCCGCTCGGCCGCTCGCTGGTGTGGACGCCCGACAGCCGCCAAGTGCTGTACCTTGCCGACGGCGAGGTGAACGAAGCCTACGAGATCTACCTGGTCGACAACCCACTCTACGAGGCGATCCCCGGCGACTACAACGCCGACGGCCTCGTCGACGCGGCCGACTACACCGTTTGGCGTGACACCCTCGACTCGACGACGGACCTCCGCGCCGATGGCGATGGGAACGAGGTCGTCGACGCCGGCGACTACACGCTTTGGTCCCAGAACTACGGTGGCCCAAACGCCGCCGCGGCCAGCGCGTCACTCGCGTCCGCCCCCGAGCCGACAACACTCGCGATCCTCCTGATCGCGGCCGGCGCGACCGCGACGCGGCGTAGCCAATCCGGAAACCAAGTCGAGTCTCTGCACCGCGACAGGAGCTGA
- a CDS encoding BlaI/MecI/CopY family transcriptional regulator, whose translation MSKTLVNQLSRREREVLYAVFELGEASVADVREHLADPSYNAVRRQLDALAKKDLITPRKAGRRFLYAPTGPKMEQGVAALKEVLKAFFEGSPALGFTSVLRSKDQPLQEQEIEQVRKLLAEDRSEDPPG comes from the coding sequence ATGAGCAAGACGCTAGTGAATCAACTCTCTCGACGAGAACGGGAGGTTCTCTACGCTGTGTTCGAGCTTGGCGAGGCGTCGGTCGCCGACGTTCGAGAGCACCTGGCCGATCCTTCCTACAACGCGGTTAGACGGCAGCTCGACGCGCTCGCCAAGAAGGATCTGATCACGCCCCGCAAGGCCGGCAGACGCTTCCTCTACGCGCCGACGGGTCCCAAAATGGAGCAGGGGGTCGCCGCGCTCAAGGAAGTCCTCAAGGCGTTTTTCGAAGGGTCGCCGGCGCTGGGGTTCACCAGCGTGTTGCGGAGCAAGGACCAGCCGCTGCAAGAGCAAGAAATTGAGCAGGTCCGCAAGCTGCTGGCAGAGGACCGCAGCGAGGACCCGCCCGGGTAA